The following proteins are encoded in a genomic region of Aliiroseovarius sp. F47248L:
- a CDS encoding VOC family protein encodes MTIPRNRICLMFNKDAEAAANFYAEIFPGSSVESTQFAPSDNPSGEAGEVLVVEFTVFGIPCIGVNGGPSFKHSEAFSFQVTTDTQEEIDAYWDAIVSNGGEESMCGWCKDKWGVSWQITPRTLTEAMTTGGPEAKRAFDAMMQMKKINIATINAARKGDVELT; translated from the coding sequence ATGACGATACCAAGAAACAGAATCTGTCTGATGTTTAACAAGGACGCAGAAGCTGCTGCCAATTTTTACGCGGAGATTTTTCCCGGTAGCTCTGTCGAAAGTACCCAGTTTGCGCCAAGCGACAATCCGTCTGGTGAAGCAGGCGAGGTGTTGGTGGTCGAGTTTACGGTGTTTGGTATTCCGTGCATCGGCGTCAACGGAGGCCCTAGTTTTAAACACAGCGAAGCATTCTCGTTTCAAGTTACGACCGACACCCAAGAAGAAATAGACGCTTACTGGGACGCAATCGTCAGCAACGGCGGCGAAGAAAGCATGTGCGGTTGGTGCAAAGACAAATGGGGGGTCTCTTGGCAAATCACACCCCGCACACTGACCGAAGCGATGACGACCGGAGGCCCAGAAGCGAAACGGGCTTTTGACGCAATGATGCAGATGAAAAAGATCAACATTGCCACGATCAATGCCGCGCGCAAGGGTGACGTTGAACTGACTTAA
- a CDS encoding ribose-phosphate pyrophosphokinase, which translates to MPSITEPKLISGNANRPLAEAVAKRMSMHRGSSVGLVDARVERFNDQEVFVEIYENVRGEDMFIIQPTSNPANDNLMELLIISDTLRRSSASRVTAVIPYFGYARQDRRTKARTPISAKLVANLIAQSGIERVLTMDLHAAQIQGFFDIPVDNLYASPIFALDVKHHFKDCMDEVMVISPDVGGVARARELAKRINAPLAIVDKRREKAGEIAEMTVIGNVEGKRCIIIDDICDTAGTLCKAAEVLMENGAQEVHAYITHGVMSGPAVERVSKSVMKSLVITDSIQPTDPVKNAPNIRIVPTAPMFAQAILNIWGGTSVSSLFDHDTLEPLYEGMYS; encoded by the coding sequence ATGCCATCCATTACTGAACCGAAACTTATCTCAGGCAATGCCAATCGGCCCCTTGCCGAAGCCGTTGCCAAACGCATGTCGATGCATCGCGGCTCGTCCGTCGGGTTGGTTGACGCCCGCGTGGAACGTTTCAACGATCAGGAAGTGTTTGTCGAAATCTACGAGAACGTCCGCGGCGAGGACATGTTTATCATCCAGCCCACCTCCAACCCTGCCAATGACAACCTGATGGAGCTTCTGATTATTTCGGACACGCTGCGCCGGTCGTCGGCTTCGCGTGTCACCGCTGTAATCCCCTATTTTGGATATGCCCGGCAGGATCGCCGCACCAAGGCACGCACGCCGATTTCAGCTAAACTGGTCGCCAACCTGATCGCCCAGTCGGGGATCGAGCGGGTTTTGACCATGGACCTGCACGCGGCACAGATCCAAGGCTTCTTCGACATTCCGGTGGACAACCTTTATGCCAGCCCGATCTTCGCGCTGGATGTGAAGCACCACTTCAAGGACTGCATGGACGAGGTCATGGTGATCTCACCAGACGTAGGCGGCGTTGCCCGTGCCCGCGAGCTTGCCAAACGTATCAACGCCCCGCTGGCCATCGTCGACAAGCGCCGCGAAAAAGCTGGTGAAATCGCCGAGATGACCGTGATCGGCAATGTCGAAGGCAAACGCTGCATCATCATCGACGACATTTGCGACACGGCAGGAACGCTGTGCAAGGCGGCTGAAGTTCTGATGGAAAACGGTGCGCAAGAGGTTCACGCCTATATCACCCACGGTGTCATGTCTGGCCCAGCGGTCGAACGGGTGTCGAAATCCGTTATGAAGTCGCTTGTCATCACGGATTCGATCCAACCAACCGATCCAGTGAAAAACGCCCCCAACATTCGCATCGTGCCCACCGCACCAATGTTTGCGCAGGCTATTCTGAACATTTGGGGCGGCACATCGGTATCTTCGCTGTTTGACCATGACACGCTAGAACCGCTTTACGAAGGTATGTATTCCTGA
- a CDS encoding TIGR01459 family HAD-type hydrolase has product MTRIIENLSEISANYDAYFVDLWGCVHDGVHPFPEAVEALRQVRADGGFVVLVTNAPRHRTSVEGQLDQIGVPRDCWDTIATSGDSARAAMYTGAVGNKVWFMGEAHDRSFFDPLAIIADPVDIEEVGLNEAEGIVCCGPFDPHAHPDKLRPQLLLAKQNGLKLLCANPDIVVDRGESREWCAGAVAQLYTEMGGESLYFGKPHPPIYDLARRRMIAEGRSVDNSRILAIGDGILTDVKGAQGEDIDSLFITGGLARDETKTDRQPDAAALERFVAAEMVTPTFAIGYLR; this is encoded by the coding sequence ATGACCCGCATCATCGAAAACCTCAGCGAGATTTCCGCCAATTATGACGCCTATTTCGTCGACCTATGGGGCTGCGTGCATGACGGTGTGCACCCTTTCCCAGAAGCAGTTGAGGCGCTGCGCCAAGTCCGCGCAGACGGCGGTTTCGTCGTCCTTGTCACCAATGCACCACGGCACCGGACCTCGGTAGAGGGGCAGTTGGACCAGATCGGCGTGCCGCGCGATTGCTGGGACACGATCGCAACCTCGGGCGACAGCGCGAGGGCGGCGATGTACACGGGCGCAGTGGGCAATAAGGTCTGGTTCATGGGTGAAGCGCACGACCGTTCCTTTTTCGATCCTCTGGCCATTATCGCCGATCCTGTCGACATCGAAGAGGTCGGGTTGAACGAGGCCGAGGGCATCGTTTGCTGTGGCCCATTTGACCCGCATGCCCATCCAGACAAGTTGCGTCCACAACTTCTGCTCGCCAAGCAGAACGGGCTGAAACTGCTGTGCGCCAATCCAGACATCGTGGTGGATCGTGGTGAATCACGCGAATGGTGCGCCGGAGCCGTTGCCCAGCTTTACACCGAGATGGGAGGCGAGAGCCTGTATTTCGGAAAACCCCACCCGCCGATCTATGATCTGGCCCGCCGCCGCATGATTGCTGAAGGACGGTCGGTGGACAATTCGCGCATCCTTGCCATTGGCGACGGCATCCTGACCGATGTGAAGGGTGCGCAGGGCGAAGACATTGATTCTCTGTTCATTACTGGCGGGCTGGCGCGGGACGAAACAAAGACGGATCGACAACCGGACGCCGCTGCGCTTGAGCGGTTTGTTGCGGCAGAAATGGTAACACCGACCTTTGCCATCGGCTATTTGCGCTAG
- a CDS encoding alpha/beta hydrolase codes for MTLQTFGARETYWHRSGEGPRAALMVHCSLAHSGAWRGLERRLSDTLTMVAFDLPGHGRSADWDKKGDFQDQAVQIAEALMDQETSGPIDLIGHSFGGTIALRLAQRHPGRVRSLTLFEPVLFAAAKKHPAFAENKAYMDGPFADAMRAGDRMEAARLFNVLWGRDAAWQALPMSLREDMAKRIHLIPAGTSVIYDDIHGQAAPDALERLTVPVLLMEGSRSPALVGAVNDVLVSRMPNVQRRVFEGAGHMAPITHPKEVGDAISEFLSRQAPIAP; via the coding sequence ATGACCCTTCAGACGTTCGGGGCGCGCGAGACTTACTGGCACCGCTCTGGCGAGGGTCCGCGGGCTGCACTGATGGTGCATTGCTCGCTCGCGCATTCCGGTGCTTGGCGTGGGCTTGAAAGGCGACTTTCCGACACGCTGACCATGGTGGCATTTGATTTGCCAGGCCATGGCCGCAGTGCAGATTGGGACAAGAAAGGCGATTTTCAGGATCAAGCGGTCCAGATTGCCGAGGCATTGATGGACCAGGAAACTTCTGGTCCCATTGATCTGATCGGGCACAGTTTCGGGGGCACCATTGCGCTGCGATTGGCGCAACGCCATCCGGGCCGAGTGCGCAGCCTGACACTGTTCGAACCCGTCCTGTTTGCCGCCGCCAAGAAGCATCCGGCTTTTGCCGAAAACAAAGCCTATATGGACGGCCCCTTTGCCGACGCCATGCGCGCGGGTGACCGGATGGAGGCCGCACGCCTGTTCAATGTGCTTTGGGGCCGGGATGCGGCATGGCAGGCACTGCCCATGTCCCTACGCGAAGATATGGCAAAAAGAATCCATTTGATCCCCGCCGGAACCAGTGTGATTTATGACGATATCCATGGCCAGGCTGCGCCGGATGCTTTGGAACGGTTGACAGTTCCGGTTCTGTTGATGGAGGGGTCGCGATCACCTGCCTTGGTGGGGGCGGTCAATGATGTGCTGGTGTCCCGCATGCCCAATGTACAGCGACGTGTGTTTGAAGGGGCAGGGCACATGGCCCCGATCACCCATCCCAAAGAAGTCGGCGATGCGATTTCGGAGTTTCTGTCACGTCAAGCGCCGATCGCACCTTAG
- a CDS encoding MFS transporter: MTASGHTSNRSAIWFILATILLDAVGIGIVFPIMPDLMQRVGASNTADGAFWGGILMASYAAMQFLCAPVIGGISDSLGRRPVLLLALVALTIDYIVMALATTFWWLLIGRVLAGIAGATYITATAYLADISKPEDRAANFGLIGATFGIGFVMGPAIGGFVASIHLTAPFWLAAAFAGLNVLLGLFVLPESLVPERRRSFRRRDLNPFGSILDAFKLPGLGLPLILIFLFEFANMVYPTLWSFWTREVFGWSTALIGLTLAAYGIAVAFTQGVIMRLLIPRLGEFRTLIFSVICAIAAFAVFGVTASAYVMFAAILVAALADMAPPTMTAMMANMVTEDRQGLLQGVIASLGSIAAVIGPMMVTWLFQNFADAEGAIYLPGAPFLFSGALVVVLFPFFLRLGR; encoded by the coding sequence ATGACTGCAAGCGGCCACACATCCAACAGATCGGCCATCTGGTTCATTCTGGCAACCATCCTGCTGGATGCGGTGGGCATTGGCATCGTATTTCCAATAATGCCGGACCTGATGCAGCGCGTGGGCGCCAGCAACACCGCTGACGGTGCGTTTTGGGGCGGGATTCTGATGGCGTCCTATGCTGCAATGCAATTCCTGTGTGCTCCGGTAATCGGCGGCATATCGGACAGTCTAGGCCGTCGACCGGTGCTGCTTCTGGCGTTGGTAGCCTTGACGATTGATTACATCGTCATGGCCTTGGCCACGACCTTTTGGTGGCTCTTGATCGGGCGAGTTTTGGCTGGGATCGCGGGGGCCACCTATATCACGGCGACAGCCTATTTGGCTGACATATCAAAACCCGAAGATCGCGCCGCAAATTTCGGATTGATTGGGGCCACGTTTGGCATCGGATTTGTGATGGGTCCTGCCATCGGTGGTTTCGTCGCCAGCATTCATCTAACCGCACCTTTCTGGCTGGCAGCAGCTTTTGCGGGACTAAACGTCCTTCTGGGGCTGTTCGTCCTGCCTGAAAGCCTTGTCCCTGAAAGACGTCGTTCTTTCAGGCGGCGCGATCTGAATCCCTTTGGCTCGATCCTTGATGCGTTCAAACTTCCCGGGTTGGGTTTGCCGCTTATTCTGATCTTCCTTTTCGAATTTGCCAATATGGTTTATCCAACCCTTTGGTCCTTCTGGACGCGCGAAGTTTTTGGGTGGAGCACAGCGCTCATCGGCTTGACGCTGGCAGCTTATGGGATCGCTGTCGCTTTTACTCAAGGCGTCATCATGCGGTTGTTGATCCCCCGTCTGGGCGAGTTTCGCACGCTCATATTTTCGGTCATTTGTGCCATCGCGGCCTTTGCGGTGTTCGGGGTAACGGCAAGCGCTTATGTCATGTTTGCAGCTATCTTAGTTGCAGCACTTGCCGATATGGCGCCACCCACCATGACCGCCATGATGGCCAACATGGTTACCGAGGATCGCCAAGGGTTGTTACAAGGGGTTATTGCCAGCCTTGGTTCGATCGCGGCAGTGATCGGACCGATGATGGTGACGTGGTTGTTCCAGAACTTTGCGGATGCGGAAGGGGCGATTTACCTGCCCGGTGCGCCGTTCCTGTTTTCTGGCGCGTTGGTGGTGGTTCTATTCCCGTTCTTCTTGCGTCTTGGCCGCTAG
- a CDS encoding YcgN family cysteine cluster protein, whose translation MTKSLRNKFWERPLDSLTGPEWEALCDGCGKCCLNKLEDEDTGDVVFTRVACRLLDGDTCRCSQYDIRLNFVPECIVLTPENIGETAYFMPASCAYRLRHEGKSLDDWHPLISGDPDSVHKAGRSVQGWTVPEFEVPEDEWEDHLIEEPH comes from the coding sequence ATGACCAAAAGTTTGCGCAATAAATTTTGGGAGCGTCCGCTGGACAGCTTGACTGGGCCGGAATGGGAAGCCCTGTGCGACGGTTGTGGTAAGTGTTGCCTGAACAAGCTGGAAGATGAAGACACTGGCGACGTAGTGTTCACGCGCGTGGCTTGCCGATTGCTGGACGGCGATACCTGCCGATGCTCGCAATATGATATCCGTTTGAATTTTGTGCCGGAATGTATCGTGCTGACGCCCGAAAATATCGGCGAAACTGCCTATTTCATGCCCGCCTCCTGTGCTTATCGCCTGCGGCATGAGGGCAAATCGCTCGATGACTGGCATCCGCTAATCTCGGGCGATCCTGACAGTGTGCACAAGGCGGGACGCAGCGTACAAGGCTGGACGGTGCCTGAATTCGAAGTGCCCGAAGACGAATGGGAAGACCACCTGATCGAGGAGCCACATTGA
- the atpD gene encoding F0F1 ATP synthase subunit beta translates to MANAKGKITQVIGAVVDVQFGDDLPAILNALTTDNNGNKLVLEVAQHLGENTVRCIAMDASEGLVRGQEVTDTGAPISVPVGNATLGRILNVIGEPVDEKGPVKSKDSRPIHGDAPAFDEQSTETEILTTGIKVIDLLAPYTKGGKIGLFGGAGVGKTVLIMELINNIAKVHSGVSVFAGVGERTREGNDLYHEMIESGVIVPDDLEKSKIALVYGQMNEPPGARMRVALSGLTLAEQFRDDTGSDVLFFVDNIFRFTQAGSEVSALLGRIPSAVGYQPTLATDMGAMQERISSTKSGSITSVQAVYVPADDLTDPAPATSFAHLDATTVLDRAISEKGIYPAVDPLGSTSRLLDPLIIGEEHYKVATDVQQVLQRYKSLQDIIAILGMDELSEEDKLTVARARKIERFLSQPFDVAKVFTGSDGVQVPLEDTIASFKAVVAGEYDHLPEGAFYMVGGIDEVIAKAEKMAADAA, encoded by the coding sequence ATGGCTAACGCTAAAGGTAAGATCACGCAGGTGATTGGCGCCGTTGTGGACGTTCAGTTCGGGGATGACCTTCCGGCCATTCTGAACGCCCTGACCACGGACAACAACGGCAACAAACTTGTTTTGGAAGTGGCACAGCACTTGGGTGAAAACACCGTGCGCTGTATCGCTATGGACGCATCCGAAGGTCTGGTGCGTGGTCAAGAGGTGACTGACACCGGCGCGCCGATCTCGGTGCCTGTCGGCAACGCCACTCTGGGCCGCATCTTGAACGTCATCGGCGAACCCGTTGACGAAAAAGGCCCCGTGAAGTCGAAAGACAGCCGCCCGATCCACGGCGATGCCCCTGCGTTTGACGAACAGTCGACGGAAACCGAAATTCTGACCACCGGCATCAAGGTCATCGACTTGCTGGCCCCCTACACCAAGGGTGGTAAAATTGGTCTGTTCGGCGGTGCCGGCGTTGGTAAGACCGTTCTGATCATGGAATTGATCAACAACATCGCGAAGGTGCACTCGGGTGTGTCCGTGTTCGCGGGTGTTGGCGAACGGACCCGTGAAGGCAACGACCTGTATCACGAGATGATTGAATCGGGCGTTATCGTTCCCGACGATCTGGAAAAATCGAAAATTGCGCTGGTTTACGGCCAGATGAACGAACCTCCCGGAGCACGTATGCGTGTGGCTCTGTCGGGTCTGACGCTGGCGGAACAGTTCCGCGATGACACGGGTTCGGATGTTCTGTTCTTCGTCGACAACATCTTCCGCTTTACCCAAGCTGGTTCGGAAGTTTCGGCACTTCTAGGCCGTATTCCTTCGGCTGTTGGCTACCAGCCCACGCTGGCCACTGACATGGGTGCGATGCAGGAACGTATCTCGTCGACCAAATCGGGGTCCATTACATCGGTTCAGGCCGTGTATGTTCCAGCGGATGACTTGACCGACCCTGCGCCCGCAACCTCGTTTGCTCACCTTGACGCAACGACGGTTCTGGATCGTGCGATCTCGGAAAAAGGTATCTACCCTGCTGTGGACCCGCTTGGTTCGACCTCGCGTCTGCTGGACCCGCTGATCATCGGTGAAGAGCACTACAAAGTTGCCACCGACGTTCAGCAGGTGCTTCAGCGTTACAAGTCGCTGCAGGACATTATCGCCATTCTCGGCATGGACGAACTGTCGGAAGAAGACAAACTGACCGTTGCCCGTGCCCGGAAAATCGAGCGCTTCCTGTCGCAGCCTTTCGACGTTGCAAAAGTGTTCACCGGCTCTGACGGTGTTCAGGTTCCGCTGGAAGACACTATTGCGTCGTTCAAAGCCGTTGTGGCCGGCGAATACGATCACCTGCCCGAAGGCGCCTTCTACATGGTTGGCGGCATCGACGAAGTGATCGCGAAAGCCGAAAAAATGGCGGCAGACGCCGCTTAA
- a CDS encoding MaoC family dehydratase yields the protein MLDNFPRGTICIEELEIGMSRHVTKEVTDRDIEMFAEISTDRNPVHLDDDYANDTIFEGRIAHGMLTAGLISAVIGEQLPGHGTIYMGQSLTFLAPVRPGDTVCAEVTVMDIDHAKRRVTLKTECLVDGKPVLKGEAKVLAPSAKFD from the coding sequence ATGTTGGACAATTTCCCGCGCGGCACGATCTGCATTGAAGAGCTGGAAATCGGCATGTCGCGGCATGTCACCAAGGAAGTCACCGACCGGGATATCGAAATGTTCGCCGAGATTTCGACCGACCGGAACCCGGTTCATCTGGACGACGACTATGCCAATGACACGATCTTTGAAGGTCGAATTGCCCACGGTATGCTTACAGCCGGATTGATCTCGGCCGTGATCGGTGAGCAGCTTCCGGGGCATGGCACCATCTACATGGGTCAAAGCCTGACTTTCCTGGCTCCAGTACGCCCCGGCGACACGGTGTGTGCAGAAGTCACGGTGATGGATATCGACCATGCCAAGCGGCGTGTGACGCTGAAGACCGAATGCCTTGTCGACGGCAAGCCGGTGCTGAAAGGCGAAGCCAAAGTTCTGGCACCCTCGGCCAAGTTCGACTGA
- a CDS encoding F0F1 ATP synthase subunit epsilon encodes MADTMQFDLVSPERRLASLQATAIQLPGVDGDMTAMPNHAPTITTLRPGIVRVEAPEGNAEYAVTGGFAEVTATGTSVLAERAVPVSEMTQELLDGFVSDAAAASENATTENLDELAKRTVDIAAMANELGLTVKV; translated from the coding sequence ATGGCTGATACGATGCAATTCGATCTGGTGTCGCCCGAACGAAGACTCGCTTCGCTTCAGGCGACGGCGATCCAACTACCGGGTGTCGATGGCGACATGACGGCGATGCCGAACCACGCACCGACGATCACGACGTTGCGCCCCGGTATCGTTCGCGTCGAAGCGCCCGAAGGCAATGCCGAGTATGCCGTCACCGGGGGCTTTGCTGAAGTTACCGCAACCGGCACCTCGGTTTTGGCCGAACGCGCTGTTCCGGTGTCGGAAATGACGCAAGAGCTGCTGGATGGGTTCGTGTCTGACGCCGCTGCCGCGTCGGAAAACGCGACCACCGAAAATCTGGACGAACTGGCCAAGCGCACAGTGGATATTGCTGCCATGGCCAACGAATTGGGATTGACGGTCAAAGTCTGA
- a CDS encoding bifunctional riboflavin kinase/FAD synthetase, with translation MRIIRDYQFVEEEDRGAAAAIGNFDGVHLGHQYVIDIARAQAKTTNTPLGVMTFEPHPRQYFAPKSPPFRLMSADARAHRLEKLGIERLYELSFNDTLSVLAPDEFAQQVIVEGLGLSHVVIGEDFHFGKGRAGKAADMVTLGDQLGFGVTVAPLMSDDVGEVSSTAIRDALTKGRPRDAARMLGHWHRIEGEVIRGDQRGRDLGYPTANISIAGLHPPKFGVYVVEVDILTGPHTGSYGGAASMGTRPMFGENRPNLESYIFDFKGDIYGEQISVALVDYLRPEQVFDGVDTLIAQMDADCAQARDILAKL, from the coding sequence ATGCGGATCATTCGAGATTATCAGTTTGTCGAAGAAGAAGATCGCGGCGCCGCGGCCGCGATTGGAAATTTCGACGGCGTCCATCTTGGCCACCAATACGTGATCGACATCGCGCGCGCGCAAGCGAAGACGACAAACACCCCGCTGGGCGTAATGACCTTCGAACCGCACCCGCGCCAGTATTTCGCCCCGAAAAGCCCGCCCTTCCGATTGATGAGCGCAGACGCCCGCGCGCATCGGCTAGAGAAACTGGGAATTGAGCGGCTTTATGAACTCAGCTTCAACGACACGCTTTCGGTGCTGGCTCCCGATGAGTTTGCACAACAAGTGATTGTCGAAGGGCTGGGCCTGAGCCATGTTGTGATTGGCGAAGATTTTCATTTCGGCAAAGGTCGCGCGGGTAAGGCCGCAGACATGGTCACGCTGGGTGATCAACTTGGCTTCGGCGTGACTGTCGCACCCCTGATGTCTGATGACGTCGGCGAAGTCAGCTCAACCGCCATCCGTGATGCGTTGACTAAAGGCCGTCCACGCGATGCCGCCCGCATGTTGGGCCATTGGCATCGGATCGAAGGCGAGGTTATACGCGGCGACCAGCGTGGGCGCGATTTGGGCTATCCGACTGCAAACATATCCATCGCCGGACTGCACCCCCCGAAGTTTGGTGTCTATGTGGTCGAGGTCGACATCCTGACCGGCCCGCATACGGGCAGCTATGGCGGGGCGGCATCCATGGGCACACGTCCGATGTTTGGCGAGAACCGTCCAAATTTGGAAAGCTATATTTTCGACTTCAAGGGCGACATCTATGGCGAGCAGATTTCAGTCGCGCTTGTCGATTATCTGCGCCCCGAACAAGTGTTCGACGGGGTGGACACCCTGATTGCACAGATGGATGCAGATTGCGCCCAAGCGCGCGACATTTTGGCGAAACTATGA
- a CDS encoding low specificity L-threonine aldolase has protein sequence MFFASDNSGPAHPKVMEALARANESYAMPYGADPLMNEVRTRIREIFEAPEAAVYLVATGTAANSISLATLSQPWDTIFCATQAHIHEDECNAPEFYTGGAKLTLVPSDHAKMTPAALRCAIEAEESRGVHGPQRGPVSITNVTERGTVYSVAELTALCDIAKQYNLPTHLDGARFANALVSLGCTPSEMTWKAGIDAVSFGGTKNGCMGVEAVIFFDPKHAWEFELRRKRGAHLFSKHRYLSAQMLAYLTDDLWLDCARQSNAANIHLVRGLKQIDGVTFLHDPDANMTFAGWSRAGHKRLHDAGAAYYIWEGSLDGANPDEVLTARMVADWSMNDANIDRFLELVRG, from the coding sequence ATGTTTTTCGCCTCTGACAATTCAGGCCCAGCCCACCCGAAGGTGATGGAAGCACTGGCCCGCGCAAACGAAAGCTACGCCATGCCCTATGGGGCCGATCCACTGATGAACGAGGTCCGCACGCGTATCCGAGAAATCTTCGAGGCACCAGAAGCCGCCGTTTACCTGGTGGCAACGGGCACTGCGGCGAATTCGATCAGCCTAGCCACCTTGTCGCAGCCGTGGGACACCATTTTTTGCGCGACACAGGCGCATATCCACGAGGATGAATGCAACGCGCCAGAATTTTACACGGGCGGCGCAAAGCTGACGCTGGTTCCATCAGACCATGCAAAGATGACCCCAGCCGCCTTGCGCTGTGCGATTGAGGCCGAAGAAAGCCGCGGCGTACATGGCCCGCAGCGTGGCCCGGTGTCGATCACCAATGTGACAGAACGTGGCACGGTCTATTCTGTGGCCGAACTAACGGCCCTGTGCGACATCGCAAAACAATACAACCTGCCAACCCATCTGGACGGGGCACGCTTTGCCAATGCGCTGGTATCGCTTGGCTGCACCCCGTCCGAGATGACATGGAAGGCCGGGATCGACGCTGTCAGCTTCGGAGGCACCAAAAACGGCTGTATGGGTGTCGAGGCGGTGATCTTCTTTGACCCGAAACACGCATGGGAGTTCGAATTGCGGCGCAAGCGCGGGGCGCATCTGTTTTCCAAGCACCGCTATCTGTCTGCCCAAATGCTGGCCTATCTGACCGACGATCTTTGGCTGGACTGTGCCCGGCAATCGAACGCCGCAAACATACACTTGGTGCGCGGGCTGAAACAGATCGACGGGGTGACCTTCCTGCATGATCCTGACGCCAACATGACCTTCGCGGGCTGGTCCCGTGCCGGACACAAGCGACTGCATGATGCCGGCGCGGCCTATTACATTTGGGAGGGGTCGCTGGACGGCGCCAATCCTGACGAGGTATTGACCGCGCGCATGGTTGCAGACTGGTCAATGAACGACGCCAATATCGACAGATTTCTTGAATTGGTGCGCGGCTAA
- a CDS encoding H-type lectin domain-containing protein translates to MRRIRTHMVGVEQGSTILFSDFEHDGEMWTGNGARQLVIPVGFSDRFLSAPSVHVSVSMWDLDKRTNARADISAAAITETGFQIIFRTWGDTRVARMRVDWIAMGEVSNDEDWDV, encoded by the coding sequence ATGCGCAGGATCAGAACCCATATGGTTGGGGTGGAGCAAGGCAGCACGATACTGTTTTCGGATTTCGAGCATGATGGCGAGATGTGGACTGGAAACGGTGCCCGGCAATTGGTGATACCGGTCGGTTTCTCGGACAGGTTTCTGAGTGCGCCTTCGGTACATGTCAGCGTGTCGATGTGGGATCTGGACAAGCGCACCAACGCGCGGGCTGACATCTCAGCGGCTGCAATCACGGAAACGGGGTTTCAGATCATTTTTCGTACCTGGGGCGATACACGCGTGGCGCGGATGCGGGTCGATTGGATAGCGATGGGTGAAGTGTCCAACGACGAAGACTGGGATGTTTGA
- a CDS encoding 2-hydroxychromene-2-carboxylate isomerase, which translates to MTQIDYYFTVLSPWAYLAGSRLEDIAARHGAQITYKPVDIGQLFGRTGGTPPKDRHPSRMEYRMQELKRWSKALDMPMNHTPAHWPTNGAPASYAIIAAQSAGGGDLGALVHGIMRACWAEEKDMAQDDVIKACLSDAGYDPSLADSGLLAGAEAYGRNLEDAVSSGVFGSPFYVCNDGEKFWGQDRLHALDTHLGAKKG; encoded by the coding sequence ATGACACAGATCGACTATTATTTCACGGTGTTGTCACCATGGGCCTATCTGGCCGGGTCGCGGCTGGAAGACATCGCGGCGCGACATGGGGCGCAGATCACTTACAAGCCCGTCGATATCGGGCAGTTGTTTGGTCGCACGGGGGGCACCCCGCCCAAGGACCGTCATCCGTCGCGGATGGAATATCGGATGCAAGAGCTGAAGCGCTGGTCCAAGGCCCTCGATATGCCCATGAACCACACGCCCGCGCATTGGCCCACTAATGGTGCCCCTGCGTCCTATGCAATCATCGCCGCACAATCGGCCGGCGGCGGTGATCTTGGGGCGCTGGTTCACGGGATCATGCGCGCCTGCTGGGCGGAAGAAAAAGACATGGCACAGGATGATGTGATTAAAGCTTGCCTGTCAGACGCTGGATACGATCCAAGCCTAGCCGACAGCGGCCTTCTGGCCGGGGCAGAAGCCTATGGCCGCAACCTTGAAGATGCGGTCAGTTCTGGTGTGTTCGGCTCACCTTTTTATGTCTGCAACGACGGAGAGAAGTTCTGGGGTCAGGATAGACTGCATGCACTGGATACCCATTTGGGTGCGAAAAAAGGATGA
- a CDS encoding Dabb family protein, which produces MIRHIVFFTAKRPEDRDTIRAGLELLKDIPHSLRLEVAENFATDPIPGPSPDVVVYGEFADEEQLSAYKAHPLYQQSISRVRPLRELRIAADFTADR; this is translated from the coding sequence ATGATCCGCCACATCGTCTTTTTCACTGCAAAACGCCCCGAAGATCGCGACACCATTCGCGCAGGATTGGAACTGCTGAAGGACATCCCCCACAGCCTGCGACTTGAGGTTGCCGAGAATTTCGCAACCGACCCGATCCCCGGCCCATCGCCCGACGTCGTTGTCTATGGTGAGTTCGCGGATGAGGAGCAACTTTCGGCCTATAAGGCGCATCCGCTGTATCAACAATCCATCTCCCGCGTGCGACCCCTGCGCGAGCTGCGCATCGCTGCGGATTTTACTGCAGACCGATGA